GCTTGGTGATCGCAGATGTGGGCATTTCGAGCATGCATTCTGTGTTCTCTAACAAAGTAAATCCTCACTCTCTAAACTCAGCCATGCTCCTGACATAATAGGAAGACATTAAAACACTGCAATACTTGGACAAAAATTATTTTGGGactaagaaaaaaatttacaaaaagaGGCAATACTTGGACAGGAAGAGCCACTGTTGATCACGCTGCACCACTAGTAGATGTGACAACCGGCCTCTGCAAGGCCAGAAGAGCCTCACCCCGTGCATGGCAGTGGTGAGGCTCTCCAGGAGCGTCTCGACGGATGCAGCTACCGTGCGTGCCTCATCTTCCAGGTCGGCCAGGGCGTTTGGGTCTACGGGGGCCACATGCGGGGTGAACAGCTGCCGGCACAGGCTTGGTGTGGACGAGCACGACGACGGGAACGGCTCTGCCAAGGACAGAGCAGAGAAGCAATTATGGTGGTTTAGTTGCAACAGAAATTGTAGACATAAGCTTCTCCCACAAAATCACTATTTTTCCAACCAAGTATAGGGGTCAACTGGGTCACATCTCACTGAAATGAGTTCCGAAAAGGGCTAGCACCTGCCAATACAGTATAATCTCAGTGATATGAACTCAGCTGGTACAATTTTTGGGATGATAAGAATTTACAAAATTTCCTGCCAAGTGCACTGCGCATAACGTGCACAATTTCAGGTGCTCCGAACACTATTCCGCGCCCCTAGGGATGATGCAAAAGCGGCAGCTGTGGCAGCACCCTCGAGCTACAAGGCCACCCCATTGCTGAAGCCGCGATCACTAGTCGTGCAGTACTTGCTGCGAGGATTAAGTGGTAGAATGCGGACCACACATCGTCAACATCGCAATCACCAGCCACACAGTGCACATCAGCAAGCAGTGAGCAATGGCACATGGCTGCCAATGAATGCTGTTAGTAAATAATTTCCACAAAGGCTTTTCCCGTGCTTCAGTATATAtattttggttttgttttgttttgttttttgtttttttgatggTACGAATTTTAGGGTGACAGGAAACTCCGTGAGATTCGTATCAGTGAGAAACTACTGCACAAAACAAATCTGCTGTTTCCATTTACAGCGACTACTAGCAATTCCTCAAAAAGTTGTTCACACAGCCCACGGAATGTAAGTAGCTGTTGCTTCTTCTCAAAGAGGACACCAACCAAAAGAATAGCACTGTTGCATCTAGCATGCACTCATAGAAACATGTGCATCGCTCTGTTGGCTGCACACGCGCCAACACTGCACACAATCAAGTAACTCCCAAAACCATATCTTCCACTTCAGCCAATCAGCATAGACATACCCTGACGATAACGTCTATGGAGATAAACGTTAAAATATAAATAACCCTTCTGGACAGCCAGGGTGGGCAGGGGAGAGTGCTGTGCACCGAGGTAAAACTTGCAACACAGATACAGTGGACTCCTATCAAGACGAACTGGTTTAAGAATTCTCGGATAAGATTAACAACGCGACAGAAACTGATTAAACCATGCTCAATTCCCTCGCACCTACCTGAGCGCAGTGCAAGCGAATTAACCACAACATCATGACAGCCAGTGAACGCCATTAAcaggagggcctcctttgaggggcatttgcagcTGTGTTTATGAGTCATACTTGAATAGGGTCCATTTTCTACAGGTTGCAAGTTCCATTTCATCATTCGGAACCTTCATAAGCACAtgtagttgggctagttggttttccattcaaGTGGATTTAGCGCAAAAATGGGACATGAAAAGGAACAGCAGACATCAAGATCGCTTCTCTGGCACTAGCTTGAGGACTTCACAGAGGCAGAAGGATTTTTGGGTTCGCTATGAAATCACTTCAGTTTCCCTTCTCACATGCACAACAATGCCACCAGACACCTCACACACTTCACTACAAGCATACTCAGCAATGCACCCAAACTCAGGATTCCGAGCTGGCATCTCGGAAAACCAGCCTCCCCCGAACGCACTGCCGCTGTGTGCACACCTGCCATCTTGGTGACAGGACTGCTGAGCTTGATCTTTTCCTGGAGGTCCTCTGCCACAAAGGTGACCATGTCACCCTCATAGGTGAGCGTGCCTTGCAGCTCGGACAGCCCACTGCTGCCTGCCACTCCGTGAGCCTGTCGCTGGAGGGGTGAGTCCTCAAAAGCTTCCTCCGCACTCATCATGGAGGAGCCGGGACTTGTCACTTGGCTGTCCGTCATGGCAGAAGGGAGGCGGCCGCCGTGGTGCGCCTTGGAAGAGGCCCTGACACCCAAGCTCTGGGGTCTGCGAATGCAACGCAAAGCAGGAATGGTCATTCAGAGCACCGAGCACAGATTTTTACCATTATTTTACTACGTTTACTTATATTCATCGAGAATAATATCGCAGTGTCATAAATATCTCTAGCCAGAATAAATATTTTGCaaatcgctgaaaaaaaaaagaagaaatataagGATCCATTTTATACTAATAATATTCAACTAACATCCAGAAAAACTGGGCCTTTTATGCCCACTCGCACTGATCCTCAAGTTCAAAGAAAAATGGCAATGCTTGAAAAATATGCAATCACTAAAAGTACCAAATCAGCACTAACTATGCACCCGCACCTATCATGCAGATGGGTGAACACCACAAACTCTCCTTAGGCACCTACTTTGCACAATTAAATAACAGCGGCTGTGTTTTGGCTCACTACAATATATATGCAGAAAATCCCACGGCCATTACTTCAAACGGCGTTACCAAAGAGCACCCATCATGCAGCAACATGACACAGGATTCCGCAAGAGAAATGCATCATGGGAAACAATAGTGCTATACTTACACAGCATGACATGAGCCGTAAATCTTGGCTTACCCTCAAGAAAAGCAGGCATGCTTACACATACACCTCGAGACAAGCAGCCTAGCATGAACCCACAAAACAGCAGGGAGACGAAACACATGCACTGCTCACTACCAATACCTTTATTTGTAATGAATGTCCTAGACGTCTGGTTtgtgatttatgggggtttagcatcccaagcgactcaggctacaagggacgccattgtgaagggctcctgaaattttgaccccctggggttctttaatgtgcactaacgtCACAAAGTAAATGAGCCTCTGAgattccgcctccattgaaattcgaccgccgtggacgggatcgaacccatgtctttcggggcagcagccaagcgccataactgctgagccactgcggcggtgaATGTCCTAAATGTACGAAGCAACAACTGCCTAGAGTGCAAACGTCATGCAAGGAGAAAAGAAAAGGCTACCTGCAACCATGACAACTGTGACAACTGTGAAGGACATGAGAGAGGCcaatgccctgcagtgggcgtaagtAGGCTATCATGATGTTTTGTTGAATGCACATTCCAAAATTAAGGTGGCTTGAAGTGCTGTATGTCTGCTGTCTCACCATTATCCTGTGCGATTGCAATGCTGATCTCAAAAAGCAGAGCCAAGAAATCCAAATGTTTACACTTAACAAATATACTGCCTTGACAGACAGCCAAACCATAAACCAGATCTCAATTCTGTGCATACATGAAAACCTTTCAAAGTTTAAAATAAGAGACAAACAGAAAATGAGCATGAGCAAGCAGTACAGACAACAAACACACGCAGTATCAATGGCTACGTGAAATAAAGGCTTTCTGTAGCAGTGCTCTCTCAAATGGCTGTCGATGTAAAGTTTTTATCTGCTCAACATGCACCTTTCTTATGGGCGAAGGTGCCAGGCAAAGTGCATCACATTGGAAAGAAGCAAACTCTTCCAAAGGGTTCACTAAGAATGCAGCTTTTATGTCAGTGCTTCCAGTATTCACTTTTCAACAGCTTCGATGCTGGCTAATTCATGCGAGATATTTAGAAAAGGACTGCACAGACACGATGCAGGAAGAAAACAGCAGAACACAAGCATCTACCTTTGCATCTTGCCTCTACACTTGTGTCAACTTTTTAGGGAAATGTGAATGAAACTGCATGTAGAGCTGTTGACCAACCAGCCCAGCAAGATCCTGATGTAATTCTTGGGCATGCTCTCTTAACTAGCATAGACGTGCTGTCCAAGTAAGAAGGTAAATGTTAACACATTTGCATGGCTAACTACTTTGTTCAGGCCAATGTGGTTAGAAAGATCCTCCTTAGGTGGagctggtttccaagagaagaatAATTTCGGATGACTATAACAGTAATGCAATGCTCCCAGCTTTGGGCTCTGAACCGCAACAGATTTTTGTTCGACTACGATGGCTTGATAAATATACATAGCATTTCCTTGCAGCTGTATGGCTCTACTTAGATTTTGAGACCTTTTCAGAGGCGCTGAAGACGTATTCAAAATGTTGTATATCTATATATTCTCATCACGGTGCAagtatgttattcttacaccgtgattCTCACGGATGAACTTTTAAAAAACACTTGCATAAAGTGCTATTTGTAGAAAGCAATGTAACCATTCCTTCTTTGCATTTTGCTTTTGCCCATCCTGCTTGGATCAAAAAGGTCTGCAGTAtcatgtaaataaaataaaaacaaacagctTGACTGTCATCTTTAATTATTCCTTTGCATGTTATAGTTAACTTTCTtacagcgaaagctctacttcatgaCCAAAGCTGCGAAAGCCATTTCATTGCCGAACCcaaaccttgaataaataaatacataaaataaATAGTGCCGCAACCGGATTTCGCACCCGCGGCggcacaaacagatcagcttcgctaacCTCTGTACGAGAGCAATATACGCTATCGCTGCAGctgatcacacctcgtgttaaactgcaacacactatcATGCTGTGCactgcacttcgtcgtcttcattaACTAATACAACCAGCAAACTAATATCGTCACCAGACATGCTggtgacccagcaaagcaaaaccatgagccaaccaggctaaataCATGCTTCCACATGTCTAGttggtttaactgcgttaaaaccctaccacgtttttttttttttagaaaaatgcGCACATAAACACACATACAGAGGCCTTGAGGCCCCTTGTTgccccttttttgtttgtttgcttccaAACTCCACCATAACTGGTGGCTCCTGCCTGGCAAGAGCAGTATTAGCTGCAGCATTTCTGAAAACTAAAATGCCCCCATTGGGTGGTTTCTTCATAGAATAGTAAAGAGGTTCGGTGTATGTTTAATGAATGCATAATCGTAAAGCTCACAACAATAGGCAAATCGCCAAGCGTCACGAACAAGTCTAGTTTGTAACTTTTTGTTCCCTTTTAACTTTCGTCATTGGTGACAACTTCCTGGAAGTGAGGAAAAGAAAATGAGATACTACAAAATACAGCCCAGCAAACGAGCTTGCATACAACCCAGCATGTTTTTCGATGCTGCAAAGGGAAGAAGGCCGAAGGCCTTAGAAACAATGAAATGGCGCcttataaaattggtttttgaagaaaggaaatggcgcagtatctgtctcacatctaggcggacacctgaaccgcgccgtaagggaaaggataaaggaaggactaagagaagaaagaggtgctgtatagtggagggcttcggaataatttctaccagctgccgccgcggtcgggttcgaacccgggtactccggatcagtagcctgaACGGTCTTTCAggggcccttcactacagcaACGGGCACGCGCCATGCAGACAATGCCGAGCGGTGATCGGCACCTGGAGTTGCCGCGCGCTGATGTGGCGAAGCCAGCCGCGGCCCCCTCCCGTTCCTCGCGGTTGATCTGGTCGACGAGTTGGGTGATGCCCTGCGTGGCGTCCTGCACCTCGGCCAGGTCCGAGATCTCGCCCGGCAGCAGGTCGTCGTCCTCCTCGCCCTCCTGGTAGATCTCGCTGTACGAGGCAGTCATCGCGTCGGGCATGTCGTCCGCGTCGTCCGAGTCGCCGCCGTCTATGGACGCCAGCGGCGACACGGACGCGCTAGCCGCGTCTTCGGAAGCCTCCGACGCAGCCGCACGGACAACGCCGTTGGCGTCGGCTTCATCTTCGCCGACGTCGGCCGCGTCGCGACGCAGTTTGGACGCGCAGTTGTCGAGGTTCTCCAGGTTGGGCGGTCGGTTCTCCACGCTCATGACTGGTCCACTCGCCCGGAACTCTCGTGACGTTCAGGGTTCAGGGAGCATGCATATCACTCTTTGAAACCGTGGGCGGCTCCGCAAACACAGTGGCGACGGTGAATCGTCATTTGTGACGCTATTATGTCACTGCGCACTGACTGGGAATAGAAATCGCACAGCGATGGTCGGTCGGCCGCAAGTTCGTACGGATACGCAGAATTCTTACGGGTCGTTACAAGAACATCTGCACTTACGACAGTCGGGGTAAACAGTGCGCGTACTATGTCGataaaggtcttttttttttcctcaccttTCAACGCCTACAACGCAACGTCAGTGCGGTGCGCCAGGCTGCGAGACCTTCAATCAGCTGGCTGTTTGTTTACAACGCAAGGCGGCACCGCAGTACCGCGCCCACTGAAAACTAGGCGAAGTAGTATTTTAACGAAGCACGGCGCACGCGAGTGGTTGACACCTCTGAACCGTGTGTGCCTTTGGCGGGAAAAAGTGACGGATCTCACATTTCACGACCAACGCATTTCGCACAGAAGCATTCGCAGAACACATCACTTCTCCACTGGGATTACAGGCGATTTGGCGGCCTACAGACTGACCCCGACTTGACATTGTGCTACGACATCCTGAGTCgcctgtttcagtttcggttgtaGTAATTCGCATACAACAAAATTTAAATGAGGATGACGTGCACGAATAAACGCGCGCTAATGAGGAAAAACTGCATGAAACTTTCGTATCTTTACATGCTCTAATGTTCACGTCAGCTGCGAATAACTCCGTCGTGCCGACAAGAGCTTTGGTCAGTGTCTGGTACAGACTTCGTCACTTTAGACGGACGCGTTCTGGTTTTTTGAGAGAAAATCTCTACGCCTCCCATGCTGAGACTGAAGGTTATCTAGCTCTTGGATtcgacctctaacgggaggcgcgccgcatgtgcaaaatcgGTACGTgcattcagccagaggccatcatcatcatcatgtgccAAATCGCGCGTTGGCAGGTGCCTCATATGGAGGAGGCTCCAAACAGAAACCCCAGCTAATCTTTTCATATTAAATAAGATGTATCCAACGCAGTAGAGAGACACGTGCCCCAAATGCGGAGGCAGACCCACGGTGTATCACACAAAGTGGGAGTGCAAGGACAGTTATAGTTTCTATTATCACAAAGAACCGTGTCGGGAGCAGTGGGggaagcgctttccagccacaatCCAGCCTTCTAACGAAGGTTggtacaacatgctgtgaaagcttacagatccaatggggccctgaaataggggctccactcgctgaacagggcgaagacatcgcaaggTGAAGGCGACATCTGCACTCTGAAGTGTATAGAaactagagcaataaagtttatcctatcctatcctaccgATCTTCGTCGACGCTGGCTGCGCGCTGGGCAGTCATGTCCACCGCTGCGCCGATCGCTGCTctgtggagagagagagatagaaacaactttattgctaTAGAATGTCGGGATTTAGTGCAGGTGGGTTTGGTGTGGCCCCCAGTATGGGCGACTTCCTGAGCCCACGAAACGATCGAGTGCCAGCTAGTTGTGGACTTGTCTCCATGGCCTTCTGAGGAGTTGgtgtggtgaaaacatttattaggaagGGACAGGACGTATGTTTGGATGATCAGTCCGTAAGagtccgtatatatatatatatatacgcacctAAGCTTGCACTGTCATAAAGAAAACTGCACTGAactcctgtaaaaaaaaaatggctgaggttcaacccggctgaaccatGACGTACACATCAGGTGATACGAATCTCAGCTCTAAAGGTCAAGGCCAAAGTCAAAGGTGAAGTGACTGCAGCTGGTCATCGGTCGCACGTGCTGTATATGCGCAGCAAGACACACAGAGTCCTACATTGTTATATTCTTGGAGGTGTGTGCTTAGTTTGACTTGGTCGAGCTTCCAGCTTGTCAAACGCGCAAAGCCAGGCGAAACTGAGATGTACTTCGAGTAGTAGCTCTACGACAGTACAATGCGCGATGGTCGATTGACCACGTTTGTATCATcgtatacagtgttgtgcgtttttatcgtgaacacttaaaaaaatttccccgcctcaaccgctagcTCATTtaccgtgaaactgcacacagagcttgcgtataatggtaacttttgtatcgtagcaagtttgacaacggtacttacttagttgagccgtgcatgatgcgaaaacgcaatcgtctacgtagagatcggcaaccaaaacccgcagacgacgctttttcgctgaagggcggcagtggcgtcatctgttttcggcagtaaAAAACGTcgcgacaaggccgccgaggcgagcgttgcaaacaatattttttgaaaggtaaagcctctttaaatcTGTTGTTCCgatattttttccgctcaattagcggAAACtgttgcaagcgcttcagttgaagcagtcGAAACGGCCGGAacagcatattcaaagggccgcgcttctagaaacgctcgcctcggcggcctcgTCACAACGAtttcgactggatggatggatggatacggctgaaccctttacatcgggcggtggctcaagccacctagccatgtcttgtgaaattttactcctgtcttgcttttagccaccaatcagataaccttcgcttggttacttctaacctcttaaaatccactttcccttcactatccctaaaccccaatgccttgggtaagtcagccccgctgccttccactgtagggtgaagccctttacagaaaagtatcaagtgttcagccgtttcctcctcctctccgcacgcaacgcacaaagtgccaatctcctggtacctgactctatacttcttagtccgcaaaactccagtcctggcctcaaacaacaaagaacttcccctacaattatcatagatattttctttgacaatttcctgtttaaaggtccggtatgtttctagtgccgatttcgtcagcatccc
This portion of the Amblyomma americanum isolate KBUSLIRL-KWMA chromosome 10, ASM5285725v1, whole genome shotgun sequence genome encodes:
- the BORCS6 gene encoding BLOC-1 related complex subunit 6, translating into MSVENRPPNLENLDNCASKLRRDAADVGEDEADANGVVRAAASEASEDAASASVSPLASIDGGDSDDADDMPDAMTASYSEIYQEGEEDDDLLPGEISDLAEVQDATQGITQLVDQINREEREGAAAGFATSARGNSRPQSLGVRASSKAHHGGRLPSAMTDSQVTSPGSSMMSAEEAFEDSPLQRQAHGVAGSSGLSELQGTLTYEGDMVTFVAEDLQEKIKLSSPVTKMAEPFPSSCSSTPSLCRQLFTPHVAPVDPNALADLEDEARTVAASVETLLESLTTAMHGISSMTVDCMRLYERGISKTCDVADSNIKAMYQLMAKFEELSNSMRPLDGLVAEVKSIKKLLDHFENAVEGKI